A genomic window from Silene latifolia isolate original U9 population chromosome Y, ASM4854445v1, whole genome shotgun sequence includes:
- the LOC141630882 gene encoding uncharacterized protein LOC141630882 yields MARLSLSKRKKIVVTCIVIYRQMLLMVMETIVELLCLLANLNSKILKSMTYVFDTSIDERIQARPLNLRSIIQGNDVVCFNNLRMDRSCFGKLSELLRDVGRLEGNRNTSLEEMVALFLFTLSHDTKKRRTQLYFRRSGETISRHFNSVLRAVLRCHHLLFKKPEPITENCQDKRWKCFKNCLGALHGTHIKLGVGGEDKLRFRTRRGELTTNVLAACTRDMQFVYLLPGWEGSTHDNRIPRDALSRSNPLRVPQGNNNNRFEFAIVRY; encoded by the exons ATGGCTCGACTGTCTTTGAGTAAACGGAAGAAGATTGTTGTTACATGTATTGTGATATATAGACAAATGCTTTTGATGGTTATGGAAACTATTGTTGAATTATTATGTCTTCTAGCAAATTTAAATAGTAAGATTCTGAAATCCATGACATATGTGTTTGACACCTCCATTGATGAAAGAATTCAAGCAAGGCCTTTAAATCTTAGGTCAATCATACAAGGGAACGATGTAGTATGTTTCAATAACCTTAGGATGGATAGATCTTGCTTTGGTAAGTTATCTGAGCTGCTTAGGGATGTCGGTAGGCTTGAAGGGAATAGAAACACGAGTTTAGAGGAAATGGTTGCATTATTTCTTTTTACACTTTCTCATGACACGAAAAAGAGAAGAACTCAGTTATATTTTAGAAGAAGTGGAGAGACTATATCCAGACATTTCAATTCAGTTCTTCGTGCCGTTCTTAGATGTCATCATCTTTTATTCAAGAAACCTGAACCGATTACTGAAAATTGTCAAGATAAAAGATGGAAATGTTTTAAG AATTGCTTGGGTGCTTTACATGGAACACATATTAAGCTTGGTGTTGGAGGGGAGGATAAACTTAGATTTAGAACTAGGAGAGGAGAACTTACTACTAATGTTCTCGCGGCTTGCACACGGGATATGcaatttgtttatttattgcccGGTTGGGAGGGTTCGACACATGATAATAGAATTCCCCGTGATGCACTATCTAGGAGTAATCCTTTGAGAGTACCGCAAGGTAATAACAATAACCGATTTGAGTTTGCTATTGTAAGATATTAA